In the Pseudomonas sp. ADAK2 genome, one interval contains:
- a CDS encoding YaiI/YqxD family protein, which translates to MRVWIDADACPRAAKDLVVKFALKRQYEVVLVAGQPQIKPGLALVKLIVVPSGPDAADDYLVEHAVPGELVICSDVPLADRLVKKGVAALDPRGKEFDAQNMGDRLAVRNLFTDLREQGQMSGGPAPFGEREKQAFANALDRILTRLTR; encoded by the coding sequence ATGCGTGTGTGGATCGATGCCGACGCCTGCCCAAGGGCAGCGAAGGATCTGGTGGTGAAATTCGCCCTTAAGCGCCAGTACGAAGTGGTGCTCGTGGCCGGTCAGCCGCAGATCAAGCCGGGCCTGGCGCTGGTGAAGCTGATCGTGGTGCCCAGCGGCCCGGATGCGGCCGACGATTACCTGGTGGAGCACGCGGTGCCCGGTGAGCTGGTGATTTGCAGCGATGTACCGTTGGCTGATCGCCTGGTGAAGAAGGGCGTTGCGGCGCTGGACCCGCGGGGCAAAGAGTTCGATGCGCAGAACATGGGCGACAGGTTGGCGGTGCGTAACCTGTTCACCGATTTGCGCGAGCAGGGCCAGATGAGCGGAGGGCCTGCGCCGTTTGGCGAGCGGGAGAAGCAGGCGTTTGCCAATGCGCTGGACCGGATTCTCACTCGGCTGACCCGTTGA
- the elbB gene encoding isoprenoid biosynthesis glyoxalase ElbB, protein MSKKIAVILSGCGVYDGAEIHESVITLLRLDQRGAQVQCFAPNIAQLHVINHLTGEEMPESRNVLVESARIARGKIKDLREASVEDFDALIVPGGFGAAKNLSNFAVEGAGCTVQPEVLALAEAFAEAGKPVGLICISPALAAKIYGPGVTCTIGNDAETAAAMNKMGATHADCAVGDIVEDKARKLVSTPAYMLAQSISEAASGINKLVDRVLELTHENDA, encoded by the coding sequence ATGAGCAAAAAAATTGCAGTGATCCTTTCCGGCTGTGGCGTGTACGACGGCGCCGAGATCCACGAAAGCGTGATCACCCTGCTGCGCCTGGACCAGCGTGGTGCCCAGGTGCAGTGCTTTGCGCCGAACATCGCGCAGTTGCATGTGATCAACCACCTGACGGGCGAAGAAATGCCCGAGTCGCGCAACGTGCTGGTGGAATCGGCGCGCATTGCCCGGGGCAAGATCAAGGACCTGCGCGAGGCCAGCGTCGAAGACTTCGATGCGCTGATCGTGCCCGGCGGTTTCGGCGCGGCGAAGAACCTGTCCAATTTTGCCGTGGAAGGCGCTGGCTGCACGGTGCAACCGGAAGTCCTCGCGTTGGCCGAAGCCTTTGCCGAAGCGGGTAAACCGGTGGGACTGATCTGTATCTCGCCGGCGCTGGCGGCGAAGATCTACGGCCCGGGCGTGACCTGCACCATCGGTAACGATGCGGAGACGGCGGCGGCGATGAACAAGATGGGCGCGACCCACGCCGATTGCGCCGTGGGCGATATTGTCGAGGACAAGGCGCGCAAGTTGGTGAGTACACCGGCGTATATGCTGGCGCAGTCGATCAGCGAGGCGGCTTCGGGGATTAACAAATTGGTGGATCGGGTTTTAGAGCTGACTCACGAAAACGACGCCTGA